The following nucleotide sequence is from Alkalihalobacillus sp. LMS39.
GTCACATCGATTTCCACTGCACTTCTCTCCTTTTAGCGATTATCAATTGTTTCAGGATATAAATCATGATTCATTAAACGATAATCGGCCATTTTTTCATACTTTGTTCCTGGCTTGCCATAGTTTGTATATGGGTCAATTGAGATACCACCTCTTGGTGTGAATTTTCCCCATACTTCAATATATCTAGGATCCATCAACTCAATCAAGTCATTCATAATAATGTTCATGCAATCTTCATGAAAATCCCCATGATTACGAAAGCTAAACAAATATAATTTTAACGACTTGCTTTCGACCATTTTTTCGTCAGGAATATAGCTAATATAAATAGTCGCAAAATCAGGTTGTCCTGTTTTTGGACATAGACTAGTAAATTCAGGGCAATTAAACTTAACAAAATAATCTCGGTTTGGGTGTTTATTATCAAACGCCTCTAAAATCGAAGGGTCATATTCATATTGATAAGGAACTTGCTCTTTCCCTAACATTGTTACACCTTGTAATTCTTCTTCTTTTCTCCCACTCA
It contains:
- the queF gene encoding preQ(1) synthase, which codes for MSGRKEEELQGVTMLGKEQVPYQYEYDPSILEAFDNKHPNRDYFVKFNCPEFTSLCPKTGQPDFATIYISYIPDEKMVESKSLKLYLFSFRNHGDFHEDCMNIIMNDLIELMDPRYIEVWGKFTPRGGISIDPYTNYGKPGTKYEKMADYRLMNHDLYPETIDNR